A single region of the Cucumis melo cultivar AY chromosome 3, USDA_Cmelo_AY_1.0, whole genome shotgun sequence genome encodes:
- the LOC103488668 gene encoding ATPase family AAA domain-containing protein At1g05910 isoform X6, translated as MYPKQTGLGDGPVSSPLRTSARPRKRPISYGRPYVYYGSSATFKPSKNRTPAVRIAKLLRPKKQSMPTANAVPVRRSQRQKRRRTNFSGYTDSEDEDLMSSNPKYKMQRDNNSNKNVFSSPKHKKNMDNRPTPRREGLRPRHSRLVSRDHLNSESDDEQGSSEDKGSQDEIENGNDIEDNDVDDIQNDDEGEPEPDDEGEEDGDDEGGEEEQEGRRRYDLRNRPDARRLSIGEGKPRPRSPRRVLHQGMGTKVGRDVRRGGSRVHKRRMARIEDSDDSLLVDELDQAPGIPWARGGNRSGPPWLFGGLDMHGTASWGLNIAASGWGHQSDAFSSLTSGIQTAGPSSKGGADIQPVQVDESVSFGDIGGLSEYIDALKEMVFFPLLYPDFFASYHITPPRGVLLCGPPGTGKTLIARALACAASKAGQKVSFYMRKGADVLSKWVGEAERQLKLLFEEAQRNQPSIIFFDEIDGLAPVRSSKQEQIHNSIVSTLLALMDGLDSRGQVVLIGATNRIDAIDGALRRPGRFDREFNFPLPGCDARAEILTIHTRKWKHPPSEELRSELAATCVGYCGADLKALCTEAAIRAFRQKYPQVYTSDDKFLIDVESVKVEKYHFVEAMSTITPAAHRASSEFSKLSMLSFGSAIPLVCRPRLLLCGGEDVGLDHLGPAILHELEKFPVHCLGLPSLLSDPSAKTPEEALVHIFGEARRTTPSILYLPQFHRWWETADQQLRAVLLTLLEELPSDLPILLLGTSLFSLAEVDEKASMIFPNRGIYQVRPPSSEDKSLFFTNLIEAASSVLLEGMDKRVQVSESLPELPKAPVVASGPKASELKAKLEAEQHALRRLRMCLRDVCNRILYDKRFTVFHYPVLDEDAPNYRSVVQNPMDMATLLQRVDSGQYITCSAFIQDVDLIVSNAKAYNGDDYNGARIVSRAHELRDAVHGMLTQMDPALIAFCDNIAAQGGPLNVPDALGGSVFPSAPAMQLGTVTRASARLRNVQPEVDFNRSYEALKRPKKNTDAAHHAEERPPPQHQDSVAQKPSQEPDTSEASRESSKACPGSGNMCDASGGEASDLTDWNGSQDASVSDSYISNQVESVKNVLVERTVKYGIPELERLYTRIMKGVFKIKEKGGRDDPKHSILKFLLKFAEDGANF; from the exons CCAGTTCGGCGGTCTCAACGACAAAAGAGAAGGCGTACAAATTTTAGCGGTTACACAGATTCCGAAGATGAAGACTTAATG AGTTCCAACCCCAAGTATAAAATGCAAAGGGATAATAACTCAAACAAAAATGTTTTTTCTTCtccaaaacataaaaaaaacatgGACAACAGACCAACTCCTAGGCGTGAGGGATTACGACCACGCCATTCACGATTAGTTTCTAGAGACCATTTGAATTCAGAATCAGATGATGAGCAAGGTAGCTCTGAAGATAAAGGAAGCCAAGATGAGATAGAAAATGGGAATGATATAGAGGATAATGATGTGGATGATATTCAAAATGATGATGAGGGTGAGCCTGAACCTGACGACGAGGGTGAGGAAGATGGTGATGATGAAGGAGGTGAAGAAGAACAAGAGGGACGTAGACGATATGATCTTCGAAACCGTCCTGATGCTAGGAGACTCTCTATAGGTGAAGGTAAACCAAGACCAAGATCTCCTCGTAGAGTATTACATCAAGGGATGGGGACTAAGGTTGGGAGAGATGTAAGGAGGGGTGGATCAAGAGTTCATAAACGTCGTATGGCAAGGATTGAAGATTCTGATGATTCTCTTCTTGTGGATGAGTTGGACCAAGCTCCTGGTATACCATGGGCTCGAGGTGGAAATAGATCTGGCCCACCTTGGCTGTTTGGAGGATTGGACATGCATGGGACTGCGTCTTGGGGATTGAATATTGCAGCATCTGGTTGGGGTCACCAAAGTGATGCATTTTCAAGTTTAACTTCTGGTATTCAAACTGCTGGACCAAGCTCTAAGGGTGGGGCAGATATTCAACCTGTACAAGTTGATGAAAGTGTTAGCTTTGGTGACATTGGTGGCTTGTCAGAATATATAGATGCTTTGAAGGAGATGGTATTCTTTCCTTTACTCTACCCCGATTTCTTTGCAAGTTATCATATAACCCCACCAAGAGGGGTGCTATTATGTGGGCCTCCAGGAACTGGGAAAACATTAATTGCTAGAGCATTAGCCTGTGCTGCATCAAAGGCCGGCCAAAAGGTCAGTTTCTACATGCGGAAGGGTGCAGATGTTCTAAGCAAATGGGTGGGTGAGGCTGAGCGACAATTGAAACTACTTTTTGAAGAAGCACAAAGGAATCAGCCTTCTATCATATTCTTTGATGAAATTGATGGGCTTGCTCCAGTAAGATCAAGCAAACAGGAGCAAATTCATAATTCCATCGTCTCCACATTGCTTGCTTTGATGGATGGGCTAGACTCCCGCGGGCAGGTTGTATTAATTGGAGCTACAAATCGGATTGATGCCATCGATGGAGCTCTACGTCGCCCTGGTCGTTTTGATCGTGAATTTAACTTTCCATTGCCTGGTTGTGATGCACGTGCTGAGATTTTGACCATTCACACACGCAAGTGGAAGCATCCTCCTTCAGAAGAGCTTCGGTCAGAACTTGCTGCTACTTGTGTAGGTTATTGTGGTGCTGATTTGAAGGCTCTCTGCACTGAGGCTGCTATTCGAGCTTTCCGCCAAAAGTATCCTCAGGTTTACACCAGCGATGATAAGTTTCTAATAGATGTTGAATCTGTCAAGGTCGAGAAGTATCATTTTGTTGAAGCCATGTCCACAATTACTCCTGCTGCTCATCGAG CATCATCTGAGTTTTCCAAACTTTCCATGCTTTCTTTTGGATCTGCAATTCCACTAGTGTGTAGACCTCGACTTTTGCTTTGTGGTGGTGAAGACGTTGGGTTG GATCACCTTGGTCCTGCTATTTTACATGAATTGGAGAAATTTCCTGTTCATTGTCTGGGGCTCCCATCACTGCTTTCTGATCCTAGTGCAAAGACACCTGAGGAGGCATTGGTACATATATTTGGTGAAGCAAGGAGGACTACTCCGTCAATCCTCTACCTACCTCAATTTCATCGTTGGTGGGAGACA GCAGATCAGCAGTTGAGAGCTGTTTTATTGACTCTGTTAGAGGAGCTACCTTCTGACCTACCCATATTACTGCTCGGAACATCCTTATTCTCGCTTGCTGAAGTTGATGAGAAAGCTTCTATGATTTTTCCTAATCGCGGGAT CTACCAAGTGAGACCTCCGTCCAGTGAAGATAAGTCTTTGTTTTTTACCAATTTAATTGAGGCTGCTTCTTCGGTTTTGCTGGAGGGCATGGATAAAAGAGTGCAAGTGTCTGAATCCCTTCCAGAGCTTCCCAAGGCTCCAGTAGTAGCCAGTGGACCAAAGGCTTCTGAGTTAAAAGCCAAGTTAGAAGCTGAACAGCATGCCCTTCGACGTTTGAGAATGTGCCTTAGAGATGTTTGCAACCG GATTTTATATGATAAAAGGTTCACTGTCTTCCATTACCCTGTTCTTGATGAGGATGCTCCCAATTACCGCTCAGTCGTCCAGAACCCGATGGACATGGCTACGTTGCTTCAACGTGTTGACTCTGGGCAATATATTACATGTTCAGCATTCATACAAGATGTTGATCTCATTGTTTCTAATGCAAAG GCTTATAATGGAGATGATTACAATGGTGCTAGGATTGTTAGCAGAGCTCACGAGCTTCGCGATGCA GTCCACGGAATGCTGACGCAGATGGATCCAGCGTTGATTGCATTCTGCGACAATATAGCTGCCCAAGGTGGCCCATTGAATGTGCCAGATGCACTTGGGGGATCTGTGTTTCCATCTGCCCCAGCTATGCAGCTGGGAACTGTTACTCGAGCTAGCGCTCGATTGCGTAATGTTCAGCCAGAGGTTGACTTCAATCGAAGTTATGAGGCATTAAAACGCCCAAAGAAGAATACGGATGCTGCTCATCATGCAG AAGAGAGACCGCCACCACAGCATCAAGATTCAGTCGCACAAAAACCATCCCAAGAGCCCGACACAAGCGAAGCAAGTCGTGAAAGTTCAAAAGCCTGTCCAGGTAGTGGGAATATGTGTGATGCTTCCGGTGGAGAAGCCTCCGATCTCACAGATTGGAATGGCTCGCAAGATGCTTCAGTATCAGATAGCTATATTTCAAACCAAGTCGAGTCAGTGAAGAATGTACTTGTGGAGCGAACGGTGAAGTATGGAATTCCAGAGCTTGAAAGACTATATACTCGAATAATGAAGGGTGTTTTCAAGATTAAAGAAAAAGGAGGCAGGGATGATCCCAAGCATTCAATTTTGAAGTTTCTATTGAAATTTGCTGAAGATGGGGCTAATTtctga
- the LOC103488668 gene encoding ATPase family AAA domain-containing protein At1g05910 isoform X2, translating into MYPKQTGLGDGPVSSPLRTSARPRKRPISYGRPYVYYGSSATFKPSKNRTPAVRIAKLLRPKKQSMPTANAVPVRRSQRQKRRRTNFSGYTDSEDEDLMSSNPKYKMQRDNNSNKNVFSSPKHKKNMDNRPTPRREGLRPRHSRLVSRDHLNSESDDEQGSSEDKGSQDEIENGNDIEDNDVDDIQNDDEGEPEPDDEGEEDGDDEGGEEEQEGRRRYDLRNRPDARRLSIGEGKPRPRSPRRVLHQGMGTKVGRDVRRGGSRVHKRRMARIEDSDDSLLVDELDQAPGIPWARGGNRSGPPWLFGGLDMHGTASWGLNIAASGWGHQSDAFSSLTSGIQTAGPSSKGGADIQPVQVDESVSFGDIGGLSEYIDALKEMVFFPLLYPDFFASYHITPPRGVLLCGPPGTGKTLIARALACAASKAGQKVSFYMRKGADVLSKWVGEAERQLKLLFEEAQRNQPSIIFFDEIDGLAPVRSSKQEQIHNSIVSTLLALMDGLDSRGQVVLIGATNRIDAIDGALRRPGRFDREFNFPLPGCDARAEILTIHTRKWKHPPSEELRSELAATCVGYCGADLKALCTEAAIRAFRQKYPQVYTSDDKFLIDVESVKVEKYHFVEAMSTITPAAHRGAVVHSRPLSSVVAPCLKRHLHKAMIFLSDAFPLAASSEFSKLSMLSFGSAIPLVCRPRLLLCGGEDVGLDHLGPAILHELEKFPVHCLGLPSLLSDPSAKTPEEALVHIFGEARRTTPSILYLPQFHRWWETADQQLRAVLLTLLEELPSDLPILLLGTSLFSLAEVDEKASMIFPNRGIYQVRPPSSEDKSLFFTNLIEAASSVLLEGMDKRVQVSESLPELPKAPVVASGPKASELKAKLEAEQHALRRLRMCLRDVCNRILYDKRFTVFHYPVLDEDAPNYRSVVQNPMDMATLLQRVDSGQYITCSAFIQDVDLIVSNAKAYNGDDYNGARIVSRAHELRDAVHGMLTQMDPALIAFCDNIAAQGGPLNVPDALGGSVFPSAPAMQLGTVTRASARLRNVQPEVDFNRSYEALKRPKKNTDAAHHAEERPPPQHQDSVAQKPSQEPDTSEASRESSKACPGSGNMCDASGGEASDLTDWNGSQDASVSDSYISNQVESVKNVLVERTVKYGIPELERLYTRIMKGVFKIKEKGGRDDPKHSILKFLLKFAEDGANF; encoded by the exons CCAGTTCGGCGGTCTCAACGACAAAAGAGAAGGCGTACAAATTTTAGCGGTTACACAGATTCCGAAGATGAAGACTTAATG AGTTCCAACCCCAAGTATAAAATGCAAAGGGATAATAACTCAAACAAAAATGTTTTTTCTTCtccaaaacataaaaaaaacatgGACAACAGACCAACTCCTAGGCGTGAGGGATTACGACCACGCCATTCACGATTAGTTTCTAGAGACCATTTGAATTCAGAATCAGATGATGAGCAAGGTAGCTCTGAAGATAAAGGAAGCCAAGATGAGATAGAAAATGGGAATGATATAGAGGATAATGATGTGGATGATATTCAAAATGATGATGAGGGTGAGCCTGAACCTGACGACGAGGGTGAGGAAGATGGTGATGATGAAGGAGGTGAAGAAGAACAAGAGGGACGTAGACGATATGATCTTCGAAACCGTCCTGATGCTAGGAGACTCTCTATAGGTGAAGGTAAACCAAGACCAAGATCTCCTCGTAGAGTATTACATCAAGGGATGGGGACTAAGGTTGGGAGAGATGTAAGGAGGGGTGGATCAAGAGTTCATAAACGTCGTATGGCAAGGATTGAAGATTCTGATGATTCTCTTCTTGTGGATGAGTTGGACCAAGCTCCTGGTATACCATGGGCTCGAGGTGGAAATAGATCTGGCCCACCTTGGCTGTTTGGAGGATTGGACATGCATGGGACTGCGTCTTGGGGATTGAATATTGCAGCATCTGGTTGGGGTCACCAAAGTGATGCATTTTCAAGTTTAACTTCTGGTATTCAAACTGCTGGACCAAGCTCTAAGGGTGGGGCAGATATTCAACCTGTACAAGTTGATGAAAGTGTTAGCTTTGGTGACATTGGTGGCTTGTCAGAATATATAGATGCTTTGAAGGAGATGGTATTCTTTCCTTTACTCTACCCCGATTTCTTTGCAAGTTATCATATAACCCCACCAAGAGGGGTGCTATTATGTGGGCCTCCAGGAACTGGGAAAACATTAATTGCTAGAGCATTAGCCTGTGCTGCATCAAAGGCCGGCCAAAAGGTCAGTTTCTACATGCGGAAGGGTGCAGATGTTCTAAGCAAATGGGTGGGTGAGGCTGAGCGACAATTGAAACTACTTTTTGAAGAAGCACAAAGGAATCAGCCTTCTATCATATTCTTTGATGAAATTGATGGGCTTGCTCCAGTAAGATCAAGCAAACAGGAGCAAATTCATAATTCCATCGTCTCCACATTGCTTGCTTTGATGGATGGGCTAGACTCCCGCGGGCAGGTTGTATTAATTGGAGCTACAAATCGGATTGATGCCATCGATGGAGCTCTACGTCGCCCTGGTCGTTTTGATCGTGAATTTAACTTTCCATTGCCTGGTTGTGATGCACGTGCTGAGATTTTGACCATTCACACACGCAAGTGGAAGCATCCTCCTTCAGAAGAGCTTCGGTCAGAACTTGCTGCTACTTGTGTAGGTTATTGTGGTGCTGATTTGAAGGCTCTCTGCACTGAGGCTGCTATTCGAGCTTTCCGCCAAAAGTATCCTCAGGTTTACACCAGCGATGATAAGTTTCTAATAGATGTTGAATCTGTCAAGGTCGAGAAGTATCATTTTGTTGAAGCCATGTCCACAATTACTCCTGCTGCTCATCGAGGTGCTGTAGTGCATTCTCGGCCGCTATCTTCTGTAGTTGCACCATGTTTGAAAAGACATCTTCATAAAGCCATGATTTTCTTATCTGATGCCTTTCCATTAGCAGCATCATCTGAGTTTTCCAAACTTTCCATGCTTTCTTTTGGATCTGCAATTCCACTAGTGTGTAGACCTCGACTTTTGCTTTGTGGTGGTGAAGACGTTGGGTTG GATCACCTTGGTCCTGCTATTTTACATGAATTGGAGAAATTTCCTGTTCATTGTCTGGGGCTCCCATCACTGCTTTCTGATCCTAGTGCAAAGACACCTGAGGAGGCATTGGTACATATATTTGGTGAAGCAAGGAGGACTACTCCGTCAATCCTCTACCTACCTCAATTTCATCGTTGGTGGGAGACA GCAGATCAGCAGTTGAGAGCTGTTTTATTGACTCTGTTAGAGGAGCTACCTTCTGACCTACCCATATTACTGCTCGGAACATCCTTATTCTCGCTTGCTGAAGTTGATGAGAAAGCTTCTATGATTTTTCCTAATCGCGGGAT CTACCAAGTGAGACCTCCGTCCAGTGAAGATAAGTCTTTGTTTTTTACCAATTTAATTGAGGCTGCTTCTTCGGTTTTGCTGGAGGGCATGGATAAAAGAGTGCAAGTGTCTGAATCCCTTCCAGAGCTTCCCAAGGCTCCAGTAGTAGCCAGTGGACCAAAGGCTTCTGAGTTAAAAGCCAAGTTAGAAGCTGAACAGCATGCCCTTCGACGTTTGAGAATGTGCCTTAGAGATGTTTGCAACCG GATTTTATATGATAAAAGGTTCACTGTCTTCCATTACCCTGTTCTTGATGAGGATGCTCCCAATTACCGCTCAGTCGTCCAGAACCCGATGGACATGGCTACGTTGCTTCAACGTGTTGACTCTGGGCAATATATTACATGTTCAGCATTCATACAAGATGTTGATCTCATTGTTTCTAATGCAAAG GCTTATAATGGAGATGATTACAATGGTGCTAGGATTGTTAGCAGAGCTCACGAGCTTCGCGATGCA GTCCACGGAATGCTGACGCAGATGGATCCAGCGTTGATTGCATTCTGCGACAATATAGCTGCCCAAGGTGGCCCATTGAATGTGCCAGATGCACTTGGGGGATCTGTGTTTCCATCTGCCCCAGCTATGCAGCTGGGAACTGTTACTCGAGCTAGCGCTCGATTGCGTAATGTTCAGCCAGAGGTTGACTTCAATCGAAGTTATGAGGCATTAAAACGCCCAAAGAAGAATACGGATGCTGCTCATCATGCAG AAGAGAGACCGCCACCACAGCATCAAGATTCAGTCGCACAAAAACCATCCCAAGAGCCCGACACAAGCGAAGCAAGTCGTGAAAGTTCAAAAGCCTGTCCAGGTAGTGGGAATATGTGTGATGCTTCCGGTGGAGAAGCCTCCGATCTCACAGATTGGAATGGCTCGCAAGATGCTTCAGTATCAGATAGCTATATTTCAAACCAAGTCGAGTCAGTGAAGAATGTACTTGTGGAGCGAACGGTGAAGTATGGAATTCCAGAGCTTGAAAGACTATATACTCGAATAATGAAGGGTGTTTTCAAGATTAAAGAAAAAGGAGGCAGGGATGATCCCAAGCATTCAATTTTGAAGTTTCTATTGAAATTTGCTGAAGATGGGGCTAATTtctga
- the LOC103488668 gene encoding ATPase family AAA domain-containing protein At1g05910 isoform X5, translating into MYPKQTGLGDGPVSSPLRTSARPRKRPISYGRPYVYYGSSATFKPSKNRTPAVRIAKLLRPKKQSMPTANAVPVRRSQRQKRRRTNFSGYTDSEDEDLMSSNPKYKMQRDNNSNKNVFSSPKHKKNMDNRPTPRREGLRPRHSRLVSRDHLNSESDDEQGSSEDKGSQDEIENGNDIEDNDVDDIQNDDEGEPEPDDEGEEDGDDEGGEEEQEGRRRYDLRNRPDARRLSIGEGKPRPRSPRRVLHQGMGTKVGRDVRRGGSRVHKRRMARIEDSDDSLLVDELDQAPGIPWARGGNRSGPPWLFGGLDMHGTASWGLNIAASGWGHQSDAFSSLTSGIQTAGPSSKGGADIQPVQVDESVSFGDIGGLSEYIDALKEMVFFPLLYPDFFASYHITPPRGVLLCGPPGTGKTLIARALACAASKAGQKVSFYMRKGADVLSKWVGEAERQLKLLFEEAQRNQPSIIFFDEIDGLAPVRSSKQEQIHNSIVSTLLALMDGLDSRGQVVLIGATNRIDAIDGALRRPGRFDREFNFPLPGCDARAEILTIHTRKWKHPPSEELRSELAATCVGYCGADLKALCTEAAIRAFRQKYPQVYTSDDKFLIDVESVKVEKYHFVEAMSTITPAAHRASSEFSKLSMLSFGSAIPLVCRPRLLLCGGEDVGLDHLGPAILHELEKFPVHCLGLPSLLSDPSAKTPEEALVHIFGEARRTTPSILYLPQFHRWWETADQQLRAVLLTLLEELPSDLPILLLGTSLFSLAEVDEKASMIFPNRGISYQVRPPSSEDKSLFFTNLIEAASSVLLEGMDKRVQVSESLPELPKAPVVASGPKASELKAKLEAEQHALRRLRMCLRDVCNRILYDKRFTVFHYPVLDEDAPNYRSVVQNPMDMATLLQRVDSGQYITCSAFIQDVDLIVSNAKAYNGDDYNGARIVSRAHELRDAVHGMLTQMDPALIAFCDNIAAQGGPLNVPDALGGSVFPSAPAMQLGTVTRASARLRNVQPEVDFNRSYEALKRPKKNTDAAHHAEERPPPQHQDSVAQKPSQEPDTSEASRESSKACPGSGNMCDASGGEASDLTDWNGSQDASVSDSYISNQVESVKNVLVERTVKYGIPELERLYTRIMKGVFKIKEKGGRDDPKHSILKFLLKFAEDGANF; encoded by the exons CCAGTTCGGCGGTCTCAACGACAAAAGAGAAGGCGTACAAATTTTAGCGGTTACACAGATTCCGAAGATGAAGACTTAATG AGTTCCAACCCCAAGTATAAAATGCAAAGGGATAATAACTCAAACAAAAATGTTTTTTCTTCtccaaaacataaaaaaaacatgGACAACAGACCAACTCCTAGGCGTGAGGGATTACGACCACGCCATTCACGATTAGTTTCTAGAGACCATTTGAATTCAGAATCAGATGATGAGCAAGGTAGCTCTGAAGATAAAGGAAGCCAAGATGAGATAGAAAATGGGAATGATATAGAGGATAATGATGTGGATGATATTCAAAATGATGATGAGGGTGAGCCTGAACCTGACGACGAGGGTGAGGAAGATGGTGATGATGAAGGAGGTGAAGAAGAACAAGAGGGACGTAGACGATATGATCTTCGAAACCGTCCTGATGCTAGGAGACTCTCTATAGGTGAAGGTAAACCAAGACCAAGATCTCCTCGTAGAGTATTACATCAAGGGATGGGGACTAAGGTTGGGAGAGATGTAAGGAGGGGTGGATCAAGAGTTCATAAACGTCGTATGGCAAGGATTGAAGATTCTGATGATTCTCTTCTTGTGGATGAGTTGGACCAAGCTCCTGGTATACCATGGGCTCGAGGTGGAAATAGATCTGGCCCACCTTGGCTGTTTGGAGGATTGGACATGCATGGGACTGCGTCTTGGGGATTGAATATTGCAGCATCTGGTTGGGGTCACCAAAGTGATGCATTTTCAAGTTTAACTTCTGGTATTCAAACTGCTGGACCAAGCTCTAAGGGTGGGGCAGATATTCAACCTGTACAAGTTGATGAAAGTGTTAGCTTTGGTGACATTGGTGGCTTGTCAGAATATATAGATGCTTTGAAGGAGATGGTATTCTTTCCTTTACTCTACCCCGATTTCTTTGCAAGTTATCATATAACCCCACCAAGAGGGGTGCTATTATGTGGGCCTCCAGGAACTGGGAAAACATTAATTGCTAGAGCATTAGCCTGTGCTGCATCAAAGGCCGGCCAAAAGGTCAGTTTCTACATGCGGAAGGGTGCAGATGTTCTAAGCAAATGGGTGGGTGAGGCTGAGCGACAATTGAAACTACTTTTTGAAGAAGCACAAAGGAATCAGCCTTCTATCATATTCTTTGATGAAATTGATGGGCTTGCTCCAGTAAGATCAAGCAAACAGGAGCAAATTCATAATTCCATCGTCTCCACATTGCTTGCTTTGATGGATGGGCTAGACTCCCGCGGGCAGGTTGTATTAATTGGAGCTACAAATCGGATTGATGCCATCGATGGAGCTCTACGTCGCCCTGGTCGTTTTGATCGTGAATTTAACTTTCCATTGCCTGGTTGTGATGCACGTGCTGAGATTTTGACCATTCACACACGCAAGTGGAAGCATCCTCCTTCAGAAGAGCTTCGGTCAGAACTTGCTGCTACTTGTGTAGGTTATTGTGGTGCTGATTTGAAGGCTCTCTGCACTGAGGCTGCTATTCGAGCTTTCCGCCAAAAGTATCCTCAGGTTTACACCAGCGATGATAAGTTTCTAATAGATGTTGAATCTGTCAAGGTCGAGAAGTATCATTTTGTTGAAGCCATGTCCACAATTACTCCTGCTGCTCATCGAG CATCATCTGAGTTTTCCAAACTTTCCATGCTTTCTTTTGGATCTGCAATTCCACTAGTGTGTAGACCTCGACTTTTGCTTTGTGGTGGTGAAGACGTTGGGTTG GATCACCTTGGTCCTGCTATTTTACATGAATTGGAGAAATTTCCTGTTCATTGTCTGGGGCTCCCATCACTGCTTTCTGATCCTAGTGCAAAGACACCTGAGGAGGCATTGGTACATATATTTGGTGAAGCAAGGAGGACTACTCCGTCAATCCTCTACCTACCTCAATTTCATCGTTGGTGGGAGACA GCAGATCAGCAGTTGAGAGCTGTTTTATTGACTCTGTTAGAGGAGCTACCTTCTGACCTACCCATATTACTGCTCGGAACATCCTTATTCTCGCTTGCTGAAGTTGATGAGAAAGCTTCTATGATTTTTCCTAATCGCGGGAT CAGCTACCAAGTGAGACCTCCGTCCAGTGAAGATAAGTCTTTGTTTTTTACCAATTTAATTGAGGCTGCTTCTTCGGTTTTGCTGGAGGGCATGGATAAAAGAGTGCAAGTGTCTGAATCCCTTCCAGAGCTTCCCAAGGCTCCAGTAGTAGCCAGTGGACCAAAGGCTTCTGAGTTAAAAGCCAAGTTAGAAGCTGAACAGCATGCCCTTCGACGTTTGAGAATGTGCCTTAGAGATGTTTGCAACCG GATTTTATATGATAAAAGGTTCACTGTCTTCCATTACCCTGTTCTTGATGAGGATGCTCCCAATTACCGCTCAGTCGTCCAGAACCCGATGGACATGGCTACGTTGCTTCAACGTGTTGACTCTGGGCAATATATTACATGTTCAGCATTCATACAAGATGTTGATCTCATTGTTTCTAATGCAAAG GCTTATAATGGAGATGATTACAATGGTGCTAGGATTGTTAGCAGAGCTCACGAGCTTCGCGATGCA GTCCACGGAATGCTGACGCAGATGGATCCAGCGTTGATTGCATTCTGCGACAATATAGCTGCCCAAGGTGGCCCATTGAATGTGCCAGATGCACTTGGGGGATCTGTGTTTCCATCTGCCCCAGCTATGCAGCTGGGAACTGTTACTCGAGCTAGCGCTCGATTGCGTAATGTTCAGCCAGAGGTTGACTTCAATCGAAGTTATGAGGCATTAAAACGCCCAAAGAAGAATACGGATGCTGCTCATCATGCAG AAGAGAGACCGCCACCACAGCATCAAGATTCAGTCGCACAAAAACCATCCCAAGAGCCCGACACAAGCGAAGCAAGTCGTGAAAGTTCAAAAGCCTGTCCAGGTAGTGGGAATATGTGTGATGCTTCCGGTGGAGAAGCCTCCGATCTCACAGATTGGAATGGCTCGCAAGATGCTTCAGTATCAGATAGCTATATTTCAAACCAAGTCGAGTCAGTGAAGAATGTACTTGTGGAGCGAACGGTGAAGTATGGAATTCCAGAGCTTGAAAGACTATATACTCGAATAATGAAGGGTGTTTTCAAGATTAAAGAAAAAGGAGGCAGGGATGATCCCAAGCATTCAATTTTGAAGTTTCTATTGAAATTTGCTGAAGATGGGGCTAATTtctga